CCTGGGCCAGTTCCTGCAGGGCACACTGCCGCTCAGGCTGCGCCTGCCTCTGGGCTGCGCATCCCTGATGCTCGGGGTGATTCCGATAGCGCTAGGCATATACACCCAGTCCCTCGCGCTGTTCATCGGCGGTGCTGTGATTGCCGGTATCGGCCAGGGCATCTCATTCCGCGCCGGCATGGGCGCCATCGCTGCGGCCAGCCCTGCAGGGGAGAAGGCAGCGGTGACGTCCACGTTCTTTGTCGTGGCCTATATCGCTATCTCGGTGCCGGTGATCGGCCTGGGATTGATGGCGAGCATCACCAGCCTGAAGACGACCGGGATCACTTTCGCCGCTGTGATGGGGTCACTGGCGGCGCTGGCTTTGGTACTGCTGATTCGGCGGGAACGGGCAGGGGGAAAATAGATCTGTCCCGGTTTTCGTGTCATCGCCTTCCTGCCAGGACGGGAATTTGATCATGGTCTGCAGGAACACTGGATGTTCCAGCCAATCCCTCAGCCATTTCTGTAAATTCGGATAGGGCAGACTGTAAAACACCTCCCGATCGACATGGGCGAACTGGCGTACAAAGGGCATGATGCCAATATCAGCGATGCCTATGTTGCTCCCCAGGAGATATCGGTTCCTGGCTAACAGGTTTTCCAACGCCTGCAAAAACACCTCACCCTTTTGCTGGTAATCCAACTGGGAGAGTTCTGGATGGCGATCCGCGTATTTATAACGATCCAGCCAGTGTTTGAATTCGTTATCGTTGCGGTCGATCAGGGCATTAGCGCTTACTAAATCCGTGTTCAACAAACCCTTCGGATCACTCTGCCGCAACGCCCATTCGACGATTTCCCTGCTTTCCTCAATAACGAGCCTCTCGGAACGATCGCCTCCTGCCAGCTCCAGAACAGGAACCGTGCCTTTGGGACTGACCGCCAGCATCTGTGCCGGCTTGTTTTTTAGCACGACCTCCCGCAGCTCCACCGTCAGTCCGGCAAACAAGATCCCGAGCCGAGCGCGCATAGCGTACGGACAACGACGGAAAGAATATAAACGCGGCAGCGGAAAGGTAATGGCGTGGCTCCTGGCTGAATAAACGAAGCTGATCATGGGGAAAACCGAGCACAATCTCCCTGGCCTGTCTTGGCATCAGCTTCTCCTTGCTTTTCAAACACAGAATCCTTTCTGCGCTGGACGCCGATCTTAACCGAAGCACGGTGATCGTGGAAACATTCGACGCCGCCCCCTGCGATGCGCTCCAATAGCCCATTCACCAACAACCCGAGCCGAGCCCTATGGCAAAAATCAAAAAGCAGCAACCGTCACCGCAAACCCAGGACGAAGCCTTGGCCATGGCAAAGGCGACTCAGCGGCCCCGGCAAAGCAAGGAGCAGACAAAAATGATCGCGCAGGGTATCGAGAAGGGCATTGATCAGTATAAAAAACAGCAAAAAGCGAAAGCCCGGGAAAAAGACAAACAGCGCAAAAAA
Above is a genomic segment from Marinobacter panjinensis containing:
- a CDS encoding glutathione S-transferase; its protein translation is MISFVYSARSHAITFPLPRLYSFRRCPYAMRARLGILFAGLTVELREVVLKNKPAQMLAVSPKGTVPVLELAGGDRSERLVIEESREIVEWALRQSDPKGLLNTDLVSANALIDRNDNEFKHWLDRYKYADRHPELSQLDYQQKGEVFLQALENLLARNRYLLGSNIGIADIGIMPFVRQFAHVDREVFYSLPYPNLQKWLRDWLEHPVFLQTMIKFPSWQEGDDTKTGTDLFSPCPFPPNQQYQSQRRQ
- a CDS encoding DUF2956 domain-containing protein, with product MAKIKKQQPSPQTQDEALAMAKATQRPRQSKEQTKMIAQGIEKGIDQYKKQQKAKAREKDKQRKKEEHQTATESAEQNPAKSEIHYRTPWLPWALLLITWTGIGLYILGLGLGG